From Candidatus Sulfotelmatobacter sp., the proteins below share one genomic window:
- a CDS encoding TIGR00282 family metallophosphoesterase — MLKLLFIADVIGSPGRDVVTALLPGLRARHGLDLVICNAENSAAGFGVTRETAKELFSAGVDALTGGNHLWDKRDSMDYIAGETRLVRPANLPDGTPGQGWRVFQGLDGTSIGVVNLLGRVYMKEADSPFTAADRAVAALREQGVRVILVDFHAETTAEKIAMGWHLDGRVSAVVGTHTHVATADARVLPRGTAFQCDAGMTGGFESVIGMDRTAALRRFLTGLPERLVPAAGDPRLNAVLLEVDASTGRAASIRWIELLHESGAAAHAGSGAARALSGDQAASAVRARARVGVQRLREQGVIPRLALVSVGEDPASRIYLARKSDACAEVGIDVRRVELPAGTPTSAVVERVRALGDDSSVHGILVQLPLPPPAEPQAVLEAIPPVKDVDGFHPLNAGRLAQGLEAMAPATPLGILELLRHHQIPLAGRHAVVLGRSNVVGRPLATLLSQKGVDMTVTLGHSASGPALKTLAREADLLVAAMGRPEAVTSAWVKPGATVVDVGIHRVPDPSRKSGHRLTGDVEFETVSRVAGALTPVPGGVGPMTVAMVVANTLLAAERQAARAGAAARG; from the coding sequence GTGCTGAAACTGCTCTTCATCGCCGACGTGATCGGCTCGCCCGGGCGCGACGTGGTTACCGCACTGTTGCCGGGGCTGCGCGCGCGCCACGGGCTCGACCTGGTGATCTGCAACGCCGAGAACTCGGCGGCCGGCTTCGGGGTCACCCGCGAGACCGCGAAGGAGCTGTTCAGCGCCGGCGTTGACGCGCTGACCGGCGGCAATCACCTGTGGGACAAGCGCGACTCGATGGACTACATCGCCGGAGAAACGCGGCTGGTACGCCCGGCCAATCTCCCGGACGGCACTCCCGGGCAGGGCTGGCGGGTGTTCCAGGGCCTGGACGGCACCTCGATCGGCGTGGTCAATCTGCTCGGGCGCGTCTACATGAAGGAGGCCGACAGCCCCTTCACCGCGGCCGATCGCGCGGTGGCGGCGCTGCGCGAGCAGGGCGTGCGCGTGATCCTGGTCGACTTCCACGCCGAGACCACCGCCGAGAAGATCGCGATGGGCTGGCACCTCGACGGCCGCGTGAGCGCGGTGGTGGGCACTCACACGCACGTCGCCACCGCCGATGCGCGCGTGCTCCCGAGGGGCACCGCGTTCCAGTGCGACGCCGGCATGACCGGCGGCTTCGAATCGGTGATCGGCATGGATCGCACCGCCGCGCTCCGGCGCTTCCTGACCGGGCTGCCCGAGCGCCTGGTGCCGGCGGCGGGAGACCCTCGACTCAACGCCGTGTTGCTCGAGGTGGACGCTTCGACCGGCCGCGCCGCCTCGATCCGCTGGATCGAGCTGCTGCACGAGAGCGGGGCGGCGGCGCACGCCGGGTCGGGCGCGGCGCGAGCCCTGTCCGGAGATCAGGCGGCGTCTGCGGTGCGCGCGCGGGCGCGGGTCGGTGTTCAGCGCCTGCGCGAGCAGGGCGTCATCCCGCGCCTCGCGCTGGTCTCGGTGGGGGAGGATCCCGCGTCTCGCATCTATCTCGCGAGGAAATCGGACGCCTGCGCCGAGGTCGGCATCGACGTGCGGCGCGTCGAGCTCCCGGCCGGCACCCCGACTTCCGCGGTGGTCGAGCGCGTGCGCGCCCTCGGCGACGATTCCAGCGTTCACGGCATTCTGGTGCAGCTTCCGCTGCCCCCTCCGGCCGAGCCGCAGGCGGTGCTCGAGGCGATCCCGCCGGTGAAGGACGTGGACGGATTCCATCCGCTCAACGCGGGCCGGCTGGCGCAGGGCCTCGAGGCCATGGCGCCGGCGACGCCGCTCGGCATCCTCGAGCTGCTGCGCCACCATCAGATTCCACTCGCGGGCCGGCACGCCGTGGTGCTCGGGCGCAGCAACGTGGTGGGTCGCCCGCTGGCGACGCTGCTTTCGCAGAAGGGCGTGGACATGACGGTGACGCTCGGCCACAGCGCCAGCGGCCCCGCGCTGAAAACGCTCGCCCGCGAAGCCGATCTGCTGGTGGCGGCGATGGGCCGGCCCGAAGCCGTGACCTCCGCATGGGTGAAGCCGGGCGCGACGGTGGTGGACGTCGGCATCCATCGCGTTCCCGATCCGTCGCGCAAGTCGGGGCACCGCCTCACCGGCGACGTCGAGTTCGAGACGGTCTCGCGAGTGGCCGGCGCGCTGACCCCGGTTCCGGGCGGCGTGGGACCCATGACCGTGGCGATGGTCGTGGCCAACACGCTGCTGGCCGCCGAGCGGCAAGCCGCGCGCGCCGGGGCCGCCGCGCGCGGTTGA